A window of the Tunturibacter empetritectus genome harbors these coding sequences:
- a CDS encoding YtcA family lipoprotein, translated as MLCLAIAVFLAFVVRYLLARWHLESEVGPVALFYPSVVVLFTSLLWLIFFR; from the coding sequence ATGCTCTGCCTTGCGATTGCCGTGTTCCTCGCTTTCGTCGTGCGGTACCTCCTGGCGCGATGGCATCTGGAGTCTGAGGTTGGCCCCGTAGCTCTCTTCTATCCCAGCGTTGTCGTTCTGTTCACAAGCCTGCTCTGGCTGATTTTTTTTCGGTAA